DNA from Abyssibacter profundi:
CCACTGGATCGCCTGGGGCAGCTAGACCAACAAGTGGGCTTGGCGTTCTCTGCCGCGACACTGACTCTGCTTGAAGAGGCGAAACTGAGTCCATCGGCGATTCACGCCATCGGCTCACACGGACAGACGCTTTTTCACGCCCCGGATGCCGGGCTACCGCACACGCTACAAATCGGTGACCCCAACCAAATCGCAGCGGGTACGGGCATTCCCGTCGTCGCCGATTTCCGCAGAGCCGACATGGTCGCGGGCGGCCAAGGCGCGCCCTTGGCGCCTGGCCTGCACGCCGCGCTCTGGCGCTGTTCGGGCATCACGCGGGCCGTCATTAACCTCGGGGGCATTGCGAATGTCACGACGCTACCCGGTGACCCTGGCCAGGCCGTGACGGCCTATGACTCCGGCCCGGCGAATTGCCTGCTCGACCTGTGGCACAGCCGTCACCGGGGCGGCCCCGTCGACACCGATGGCGAATGGGCACGGACCGGCAAGCCCGTGGCCTCGCTGCTCAGTGCCATGCTCGCGGATTCCTACTTTTCCCGCCCCGCGCCCAAGAGTACCGGCCGGGAATACTTCGATGGGCAGTGGCTAGACAGTCACCTGGGCGCCCACCTGTCGCCGCTGCCGCCAGAGGATGTCCAGGCCACGCTGCTGGCATTGACGATCGAAACAGTGGCCCAAGCCATTGAGACCACGGCAGCTAAAGAAGCCTATGTCTGCGGCGGCGGCGCTCACAACTCGGCGTTACTGCAAGGCCTACGCATGCGCATGCCCGGTGTAAGCATCGCCGCCACGGACACGCTGGGACTCCCCGCGGACGATGTAGAGGCCGTTGCCTTTGCCTGGCTCGCCATGCGTCATACACGCCAACAAGCCGGCAATCTTCCCAGTGTGACGGGTGCTCGATACGCGGCGATCCTGGGTGGACGCTACCTGCCCCCCATCTCTGCTAGCGACCCAGGTTAGGTGGAGACGCTTGCGACTGCGATCGACTAAACGCCCGCCGCTACCGGCCGCGGCCTCCATACCCTCGTCCGCTAGCGCGGACACCCCCTAACTGAGGGGGAACGGCGCCTGCTAAACAGCAAACGAGTTGCCACAACCACAGGTGGTCGAGGCATTGGGGTTACGGATAACGAACTGGGCGGCCGCTGCGCGGCCGCGATTTGCTCACCGCAAATCGGTACCGGCCGGTCTCCACACCCCCGTCCGCTAGCGCGGACACCCCCTAACTAAGGGGGAACGGCGCCTGCTAAACAGCAAACGAGTTGCCACAACCGCAGGTGGTCGAGGCATTGGGGTTACGGATAACGAACTGGGCGCCGTTGACGTCTTCGCGGTAGTCGATTTCGGCGCCGCCCAGGTAGAGCACGCTCATCGGGTCGACGAGCAGGGTGACTCCGGCGTTCTCGATCTGGGTATCGCCCTCTTCAGGCGCCTTGTCGAATTTGAAGCCGTACTGAAATCCCGAGCAGCCGCCGCCCGTCACAAAAACACGCAGGCATTGCTCCGGATCCGATTCATCACGTAGCAACTCTCGAACCTTGTGCGCCGCGGCGTCAGTAAAAACCAACCCGGCATTCACGTCTGGCGTATGGAGTGATTCGCTCATAAGCATTGAGTGGGGACGGTGACCACCAGACTCAAGATGAAGCGGAAGTCGCCGGCTTACGCTCGGTGACCAGTTCCCGCTCGTCGGTTCCGGCAGGAACTGCCTTGGGCCGCTGATGCGTGATCGCCTCCACCTTGTCGGCGTCCTCGTGAACCATTTGTCCGTTCACTGTGGCGCCGCTGGCCATCTCGATCAGCTTGTAATAAACGTTTCCGTTCACCCGGGCCTTCGCTGACAATTGCAGCCGTTCGCCC
Protein-coding regions in this window:
- the erpA gene encoding iron-sulfur cluster insertion protein ErpA encodes the protein MSESLHTPDVNAGLVFTDAAAHKVRELLRDESDPEQCLRVFVTGGGCSGFQYGFKFDKAPEEGDTQIENAGVTLLVDPMSVLYLGGAEIDYREDVNGAQFVIRNPNASTTCGCGNSFAV
- a CDS encoding anhydro-N-acetylmuramic acid kinase; this translates as MNERFVGLISGTSADGIDAALVTFDPDGRLAEAPLTLTLPYPTALRRSLIQCMRRDAALPLDRLGQLDQQVGLAFSAATLTLLEEAKLSPSAIHAIGSHGQTLFHAPDAGLPHTLQIGDPNQIAAGTGIPVVADFRRADMVAGGQGAPLAPGLHAALWRCSGITRAVINLGGIANVTTLPGDPGQAVTAYDSGPANCLLDLWHSRHRGGPVDTDGEWARTGKPVASLLSAMLADSYFSRPAPKSTGREYFDGQWLDSHLGAHLSPLPPEDVQATLLALTIETVAQAIETTAAKEAYVCGGGAHNSALLQGLRMRMPGVSIAATDTLGLPADDVEAVAFAWLAMRHTRQQAGNLPSVTGARYAAILGGRYLPPISASDPG